The Scyliorhinus canicula chromosome 5, sScyCan1.1, whole genome shotgun sequence genome window below encodes:
- the LOC119966034 gene encoding iroquois-class homeodomain protein irx-1-like produces MAFPQLGYPQYLSASQAVYAADRQGVLASSRGGAELGANPAAAAVTSVLGMYANPYTAQNYSAFLPYTTDLTMFSQMGSQYELKDNPGVHPATFAAHAAPAYYPYGQFQYGDPARPKNATRESTSTLKAWLNEHRKNPYPTKGEKIMLAIITKMTLTQVSTWFANARRRLKKENKMTWGARSKGDDGTLYGSDTEGENEKKEEDEEIDLESIDIDKIDENDEEQSNGEEEEKLNFINEEEKAHMERERDRTLQGSEGDSKAKETDRVDGNVAESNGTRGVSLGQGNLLIPNHSKPKIWSLAETATSPDSAQKPSPTSHTPSTIQHPAFLSNHGLYTCQISKFHNWTNGAFLGQNSLLNVRSFLGVNHHHHHHHHPQHPQQQQPSVLTAALGAVSNEKSTDIPSPKHTERECIPGETPSQQLKISFQPVNERSRPQQEGTRVLTTISSV; encoded by the exons ATGGCCTTCCCTCAGCTAGGGTACCCTCAGTATTTAAGTGCGAGCCAGGCTGTGTACGCTGCCGATCGGCAGGGAGTGCTGGCTTCTTCCCGAGGAGGAGCCGAGCTTGGGGCTAACCCCGCCGCTGCTGCTGTAACCTCGGTGCTGGGAATGTACGCAAATCCTTACACAGCCCAGAACTACAGCGCTTTCCTCCCCTACACCACCGACCTCACCATGTTCTCCCAAATG GGATCGCAGTATGAACTGAAGGATAACCCTGGGGTTCACCCGGCCACATTTGCAGCACATGCGGCTCCTGCTTATTATCCCTATGGACAATTTCAATACGGAGATCCGGCCAGACCCAAAAACGCTACTCGGGAGAGCACAAGTACCCTGAAAGCCTGGTTGAACGAGCACAGGAAGAACCCTTACCCGACCAAAGGAGAGAAGATCATGCTGGCCATCATCACCAAGATGAccctgacccaggtctccacctgGTTCGCCAACGCCAGGAGGAGACTCAAGAAAGAGAATAAAATGACCTGGGGTGCCCGGAGTAAAGGAGACGACGGCACTCTTTACGGCAGCGACACAGAAGGGGAGAATGAGAAAaaagaggaggatgaggagatTGACCTAGAAAGCATCGACATCGACAAAATCGACGAAAACGACGAGGAGCAAAGTAACGGAGAAGAGGAGGAAAAGCTGAATTTCATTAACGAGGAGGAGAAAGCGCATATGGAGAGAGAGCGCGATCGGACATTGCAGGGATCTGAAGGTGATAGTAAGGCAAAGGAGACGGACAGAGTGGATGGAAATGTCGCTGAAAGCAACGGCACCAGGGGGGTATCTCTAGGGCAGGGGAACTTGCTAATCCCAAATCATAGCAAACCCAAAATCTGGTCTTTGGCAGAGACTGCGACCAGTCCAGACAGTGCCCAGAAACCCTCTCCGACCAGTCACACGCCGTCGACCATCCAGCACCCAGCTTTCCTCTCAAACCACGGACTCTATACTTGTCAAATCAGCAAGTTTCACAACTGGACAAACGGCGCTTTCCTGGGCCAGAACTCTTTGCTAAATGTCAGGTCGTTTCTGGGTGTAAATCatcatcaccatcatcatcatcatccacAACATCCTCAGCAGCAACAGCCTTCTGTGCTAACAGCAGCCCTGGGAGCAGTGAGCAATGAAAAATCAACAGACATCCCCAGCCCAAAACACACAG AAAGAGAATGTATTCCAGGCGAAACTCCATCACAGCAGCTAAAAATATCATTTCAGCCCGTAAATGAAAG